CAAAAAGTGCAGGTTTAATCGGAATTCGATTTGAGGATAACATGGAGTTTGGTCCAACTGCAGAAAGCTTTGAAGCAACAAATATAATTGGAGATATCACATCTGATTATGATCATCTTGAAAAATTAAAAGAAGGAGTTGTAGTTTATGTCACAGAATCTAACCATGAGTCCTGATTTGGGAACAGAAGATTGGGATCCTGATGTAATTACTCGTATGATTTTTATTGGGCCAGGAGCTCATGTAAGTGAACAGGAAATTGTTACAGCATTTCATATGCTTGATTTGCCACTTACAATTAAAAATACCTGTTATGGATCTATGATTAGTGGAAAAAGTGAGGATGTCTATAAGGCTATTGAAGAAATCAGAAAATTAGATCCAAATCACATTTTCACAAAAGAAAGAGGATTCGCTCCGGGTGATCCTAGACGTTGTAGAGGTCATAGATTCGGTCCAAGAGAAGGTTTCCATCAAATGGAAAAAGAATATAGAATACTTGGTTTTGTTGCTAATGCTCTAGAAGAACGTAAGGATGTAAAATTAGAGCCTAAAAAACCAGTTGATGTTGATGAATTTGAAAAAATCATGAATGAATGTTTAGATAAAAAAGAATAGGTGAAAACATGGTGAAAGTAGCTATTTATCCTCCAAACTCATTAATCTTAGCAGATTTAATTGAAAGAAAAGGACATACTCCTTTAGTTTTACAAAAACAAATCAGACAAAAAATCAAAGATCCGGAGATTGATTCTCCGCCAATGAATATTACAGAAGAAGATCCAATTAAAGGTCTTAAATATGCAGCAATTG
Above is a genomic segment from Methanobrevibacter sp. containing:
- a CDS encoding methanogenesis marker 6 protein translates to MSQNLTMSPDLGTEDWDPDVITRMIFIGPGAHVSEQEIVTAFHMLDLPLTIKNTCYGSMISGKSEDVYKAIEEIRKLDPNHIFTKERGFAPGDPRRCRGHRFGPREGFHQMEKEYRILGFVANALEERKDVKLEPKKPVDVDEFEKIMNECLDKKE